The following is a genomic window from Candidatus Binataceae bacterium.
CAGGTAAGATTGATCAACTCTGACACGCGAAGCCCGGTCTGCAGGGCGAGCAGAAGAAGCATCCGATCTCGCCGGCCTGACCGAGTCGTTGGATCGGCTACCCGGATGAGGGCTTCGATCTCGGCGCGGGTGAGGAAGTCGATCGTCCGTTTCTCGTATCTCTTGGACGGCATCACCAGCACCTGCTGGCAGTGGTGCAGAAGCTGCGGTTCATTGCCGGCGACATACTTGAAGAACGAATGGATCGCCGACAGGCGCGTGTTGCGGCTGCGCGCGCCGTTGCCACGTTGCGTTTCGATGAAGGTCAGGAAGTCGCCAACCAGATCCGCGCCGATATCGGCGATCTGAAGCTCGGTCGGTTGTCGCCGGAGCCGCTCGGCCGCGTGTTTCAGTAGCAGGCGAAAGGTGTCGCGATAGCTTGCGACCGTGTTCGGGCTGGCGTGGAGCTGCGTCGCCAGGCGTTCGGTAAAGAACTTCTGCAGTGCGCCACGAAAGGCGCTGGTGTCCAGCGGATGAAAGTTCCGTTGGAGAAGTTGTCGGTTCAACTCCGTAGCTACCGAGCGTCGCCGGGGAGTAATCCGCGGCGAGGAAGCCTCGGAAAAGAAGGGAGCGAAGGGCTCTCGAGCGAAACCGCGGGCCGTAACGCGAGTGAATCCTGAGCAGGCCCCGAAAGTACTGTGGTGGGCGCCGACCTCCCTGCAGAGAAGGGAAGGCCGCCGCGCGAAGGGGAAGCAACCGACGCACGCACCCGTCGCGGTCCACCGGGGTAGTGGGAACGGCACGTGGAGAAGGACACCAAGGGCAACGTGGGAGACCCGGTGAGGCAAGGGAGTCGCGCCCCTCGAGGCCGCAGAAGGCGGCTGGTCGTCGAGCCGGGAGTCGGAGAGGCCAACAGTACCGCGGAAGCCGGGCAACGCCGGTGGAGGGAAGGGGCCTCACTTCTGGAGCGCTTCGGAAGAAGACGAAGACAAGGAGATTGGCGTGAGCCTGGAACCTCCTGAAAAAGTCCGGAGTCTTCGGAGGAAGCTTTACGAGAAGGCGAAGCGGGAGCCCGACTACCGCTTTTACCTGCTCTACGACAAGGTGTCCCGCCAAGACATCCTCGAATATGCCTGGAGACTGTGCTGCGCCAACGGCGGAGCGCCGGGCGTCGACGGGGAGCGTTTCGCGGACATCGAGGCGAA
Proteins encoded in this region:
- a CDS encoding tyrosine-type recombinase/integrase → MNRQLLQRNFHPLDTSAFRGALQKFFTERLATQLHASPNTVASYRDTFRLLLKHAAERLRRQPTELQIADIGADLVGDFLTFIETQRGNGARSRNTRLSAIHSFFKYVAGNEPQLLHHCQQVLVMPSKRYEKRTIDFLTRAEIEALIRVADPTTRSGRRDRMLLLLALQTGLRVSELINLTCGDVVLGTGAHVRCMGKGRKERSTPLRKDCVEAFRTWLSERGGADGEPLFVSNRDDRLSRDAVESIVRKHVELAAKACPTLGGKRVTPHVLHHSAAMQLLQNGVDRTVIALWLGHESVESTQMYVHADIELKEKAMAKTQPVVVSPGRYRPSDDLVAFLKGL